AGTACTACATCTCCGGGTTCGGCCGGATGGGAGTGTTCGCCGGTTCGGGGTTGAACCGGACGTTCGACTTCCATGCCGGGGACGTCGGCTACGTACCCTTCGCGTACGGGCACTACGTCGAGAACCTCGGCACGGAGCCGCTGGTGTTCCTGGAGATGTTCCGCAACCCGCGCTACGAGGACATCTCGGCGACGCAGTGGATGGCCAACACCCCGGCGCAGGTCAGCGCCGACACGCTCAACATGCCGCGCCGGATGATCGAGGACCTGCCGAAGGAGAAGCGCAGCGTCCTGCCGGCGACTCGTTAGGGCGAGAGGCGGGGATCGTCACGGGGTCCCCGCCCGCGCTCGGCGGTCAGAAAGATCCGTACGGCGCCGCCACGGTAAGCGCCGGCTATGCGCAGACGCTACATATCCGGAACAGCGGGATATGGCGGGTTTTGCCTCTAATGCGCGGGTAGGGCCGCGATGAAGCAACCGTAGAGAGGTGAGACGAATGGCCGGCAAGTTCGTCATGAAGAAAGGCAACAGCGGCAAGTTCCACTTCAACCTGGTCGCGTCGAACGGCCAGGTGATCGCGAGCAGCGAGAACTACGAGACCAAGTCCTCGGCCATGAACGGCATCGAATCCGTGAAGCGGCACGCCGCGGACGCCGAGATCGACGACCAGACGGCTTCCTAGGCATCAAGGGATCGGCGCCGGGACGCTCATCGCAGTGTCCTGGCGCCTTCGCGTCGGGTGATCTGTCGACTGCGGCGCCAGGTCCCGGCCGAGCCGACAGTCTTTATGGGCTTATTTCGATCTATTGAATAATCGGTAGAGAGAGTCATACCGCACGCGTTCGCCCGTGCACCCGTGCTCTGGGCCCCGGTGCCGGCGTGGGGCGAGGACCCGCTCCGGTGGATCCTCGCCCCCGCTCCGGTCAGGGGGACTCGAATCCCGCCTGGGTGAGGACGGACTTTCCCTGGTCGGAGAGGACGAGCTGGACGAACTGGCCGGCCAGGTCGGGCTGCGGGGCCTTGGCCAGGGTGGCGATGGGGTAGTCGTTGATCGCCTGGGCGGCCTCGGGGAAGTCGATGCCCTTCACCTTCCCGGCGGCGGACTTGACGTCGGTGCGGTAGACGAGAGCGGCGTCGGCCTCGTTGAGCTGCACCTTGGTGAGCGCCGCCTTGACGTCCTGCTCCTGCGAGACCGGCTTGACCTTGAGCTTGGCCGCCGCGAGGGCCTTGATGGCGGCGGCGCCGCACGGCACCTCGGGCGCGCACTCGACGACCTTCAGCTTGGGGTTGGCCAGGTCCTTGAACGCCTTGACCTTGCCGGGGTTGCTGGGCGGCACGGCGATCTCGAGCCGGTTGCGGACGAACACCTTCGGCTCGCCCGAGGCGTCCTTGGCGTCGGTCACCGTCTTCATCGTGGCGGGGCTGGCGGCGGCGAACACGTCCGCCGGAGCGCCCTGGGTGATCTGCTGGGCCAGCGCCGAGCTACCGCCGAAGTTGAACTTCACCTTCACACCGGGATGAGCGCTCTCGAAGGTCTTGCCCAAGGAGGTGAACGTCTCGGTCAGCGAAGCCGCGGCGAACACGAAGACCGTCTTGCCGCTCTTCCCGGACGATCCGGACGAGTCCTTGTCGGTGCTGCCGCACCCGGCCGCCAGCGTGAGGCTCGCTCCGAGTGTGGCGGCGAGCAGTACCCGGAAGGGCCGGGGCAGACGTTCGATCACCTTGGTTCTCCTCTTGCAGGTGCCCCGGGGAAGGGGCGGGGGGTGGGGTCCCTCCATGACGGCCCTGGTCACCGTGTCGCGGCCCGCGATCCCGACTCGCGGGCGGGACGACACAGGTCCCGTTCGGTGCCGTCACAGCGCCGAGTGCCGCGTCCGTACCGACCCCTGGTACGGCGACGACCCCCCTGACCTCGCCGGGCCGGACAATCGCCATGTCGGCCACCGTACTATCGCATATTCCATGCTGGAAGTTACGTAGCCGGAGCACACGCCAGCCCTAAGAGGTTCTTACACCTGTATCTGCCCGTGGCCTCCTCAGTCGGCGACCGCCAGCATCACATCCGAGGCTTTGATCATCGCGACGACCTCGCTGCCCTCGGTGAGACCCAGCTCGCGAGCCGCCTCGACCGTGATCGCGGCGACCATCCGCACGCCACCGGCGTCCATCTCGACGTTCGCGGTGGCCTCACCCTCGGTGATGGCGGTGATCCTGGCCCGAAGCTGGTTCCGTGCGCTCAAACGCATCATCTCTGCCCCCTGGTGACCGATGGTTCGCTCATCTGCGGACCTGCCCAGGATGCGGCGGTCTCATTCCCGCCGCGGCCGGCTCCCGGCCCCTACTCGTACACCTGCCCGCAGACGGCCAGCCGGGCGAGATCGCCCCAGTGAAGAGCGCCCAGGGCCCGTACGCCGTCGGCTTCGGCCGTCGGGAGGGTGGCCGGACCGGGTACGGCGACGCGGGTCCCGCCGGCCTCGTCCCAGCCGCCGAAGGCTCCCGCCGCGCCGCACTCCAGGTACCCCGCCGGGTCGAAGTTGTACCAGCGCTCGCCGGTCGCCCGTACGCTGCCGGCCGGGCGGGGGACGTCGAGGCCGAAGGACGCGTCCGGGGGGAGCGGACCGGCGTCGGCGAGGTCCGCGAGGTCGGTGATCTGGGAGAGCACGATCCGCTCCCAGTCCGAGTACGACGACGGCTCGGGCGCGTACTCATGCGGTGTCTCGCGCCACGCCGCGCGCATCGGCGGCGGTTCGACCGTGGCGGACGCGGCGATCATCGCGGCGACCGTGTCGGGTTCCAGCCGTTCCCGGTCGGCGAGGAGGCGGCCCACCGACCACCAGGCGCGCAGGAACTCGCCGAGGGTGCGATCCGTCGCCTGCATCTCCCGGCCGCTGTCCACGAGCCGGAGGTAGAGGTCGCGCCCGGTCGCACAGACCGGACCGGGCGGGCCGGTCACCCGGTACGCGTGAGCCGTCGTGGCCCGCAACACGAGCGCCCGCGCCAGGGCGCCGACGCGGTCGTCGTGGACGCTCACCAGGTCGCCGGTGCCGTCCTTCCGGATCTCCCATTCCGCCATGGTCGCCACAGTAGACGCCAGTGATCATCCGCCGCGGGCCCACTCGCGGCGCGGGGCCGGAGTGTCGGGGGTGGGGTTTACGCTGAGCGCCGTGCGTGAGGAGAGTGTCGAGGAGCTCGGGCCGCAGGAGCGTCACGCCGATCTGGTCGACGAGCTGACCGGGGTTCCCGGGGTCGATCCGCCGCAGGGCGGCCGGGGGTTCGGCCGCACCGCCCTGCGCTACGAGACCAAGATCTTCGCGATGCTCGTCCGCGGGCGGCTGGTGCTGAAGCTTCCGGCCGATCGCGTCGACGAGCTGGTCACCGGCGGTGACGGCGTGCACTTCGACGCGAACAAGGGCACTCCGATGAAGGAGTGGCTCAGCCTCGACCCGCGGTCGCGGCGCGACTGGCTGCCACTCGCCCAGGAGGCCCTGACCTTCGCGCGCTCGAGCCGCTGAGGCAGGGGCCGCAGGCCCGGGGTTCCCGCCCGGAAGGGCGCGGCCTGCTGACAGCCACCGGGGCGGCGTACGAGCCCGGCGCGGTCGCCGTCTGCTCCCTCGGCGCGCGGAGCCGCATCGTCCACGTCGCCAAGGAATTGATTTACAACGTAAAGGCGGGCGCCTGTGTCCGACGCGGAGGTGGCCGGGCACGGCGTTCCCCGCCTCCCGCAAGGCGGCAAGGTCACGGACGCCGCCGACGGCGGTCGTACGGGCGTCTGACCGGCGGCGACGGCGCCGGAGACGGTCAGAGGGCTTCGGCGAGCCGGGTCAGGATGCGATCCGCCGGCTCGGCGGTCGCGTGGCGGTGGCCGGTCCCGGCCCACAGGTTGACCCGTTCGGGGTCGCCCGCGGCGGCCGCGGCCTTACGCATGGGGCTGGTCAGGTGGTGCAGGGCCGGATATCCGGCCGGCGCCTCGCCGGTGTACCGGTCGGTGAAGTCGTTGCGCAGGGCGCGCGCGGGGCGGCCGGTGAACGCCCGGGTCACGACGGTGCGGTCACGGTCCGGGTCGGCGAGAGCGGCCTGGTGCACCGCCGAGGTACCGCTCTCGTCGGCGCGCAGCAGGACCGTGCCCACCATGGCGGCCATCGCTCCGGCGCGGATCACCGCCGCGACGTCGGCGGGCGTGGCGATTCCGCCGGCCGCGATGAGCGGCAGGGAGACCGCCGAGCGCACCTCGGTGACCAGGTCGGCGACGGGCGTCGGCGGCGGTACGCGCTCCGGTGTCAGGGTGCCCGAATGGCCACCCGCGGCCGACGCCTGCACGGCGAGCAGGTCGGCACCCGCGTCCGCCGCGATGCGGGCCTCCTCGGCGGAGGTGACCGTCTGGACGACCACGGTGCCCGCGCTGCGCAGGGCGGCGACCACGGCCGGGTCCGGTACGCCGAAGGTGAAGCCGACGAGCGCCACCGGATCGGCGAGCAGGAGGTCGATCTTGTCGTGCCAGTGGTCGTCGTCCTCGACCGGGTCGCCACCGGTCAGGTCGAGGTCGTAACGGTCGCCCTCGGCCTGGATGGACCGTGCGTAGCGGCGGTAGGCCTCGGCGTCGACGGGTACCGGGTTGGGCGCGAACAGGTTGACGCCGAACGGCACGGCCTGCGCGCGTACGGCGGTGATGTGCCCGGCCAGTTCCTGCGGAGTCCTGTATCCGCCGGCGAGAAGGCCCAGACCGCCCGCGCGCGCGGCGGCGGTCACCAGCGCGGGTGTGGTCGGTCCGCCTGCCATCGGGGCGGCGATCAGCGGGATGGTGAGTCCGAGGCCGGACAACGGGGAACTCATGGTCTCCTCATGATGGTGGGTCGATGGGAGACCGGACGCGCAACGCGCCGGCCACCACCACGGCGGCCAGCACGATACCCGCTCCGACCAGCAGCGCTCGATCGTGGCCACGCGCCGGCGGCGACGTGACCGCCGGCGGGCCGAGGCTGCCCGGCACTGTGACCCGTTGGTCAGCCGCGCGACCGCGCGCGGAGAGCGCGGCCCGCGCCGATCGGCGGCGCGATGACATCAGGCCACTGTGCCATGGGCGCTCCAGGGGGCGCCGGGACACGATTCACACGCCGGTGGGACGAGTACTCGCGGGCCGGTGGGGGGATGCGTGAGGATGGACGTATGACCGTTCTCGGCGCCGTGTGCCTGCCCCAGCTACCACCGGAACGACTGCGTGACCTGGCCCGTACGGCGGACGCCGCGGGCCTGGACGAGCTGTGGCTGTGGGAGGACTGCTTCTGGGGCAGCGGCGTCGCGACCGCTGCCGCCGTGCTGGGCTGGACGGACCGGCTGCGGGTCGGCGTCGGCCTGCTGCCGGTGCCGCTGCGCAACGTCGCGCTGGCCGCGATGGAGATCGCCACACTGCACCGGCTGTTCCCCGGCCGGGTGAACATCGGCGTCGGGCACGGCG
Above is a genomic segment from Actinoallomurus bryophytorum containing:
- a CDS encoding YegP family protein; this translates as MAGKFVMKKGNSGKFHFNLVASNGQVIASSENYETKSSAMNGIESVKRHAADAEIDDQTAS
- the modA gene encoding molybdate ABC transporter substrate-binding protein, with the protein product MIERLPRPFRVLLAATLGASLTLAAGCGSTDKDSSGSSGKSGKTVFVFAAASLTETFTSLGKTFESAHPGVKVKFNFGGSSALAQQITQGAPADVFAAASPATMKTVTDAKDASGEPKVFVRNRLEIAVPPSNPGKVKAFKDLANPKLKVVECAPEVPCGAAAIKALAAAKLKVKPVSQEQDVKAALTKVQLNEADAALVYRTDVKSAAGKVKGIDFPEAAQAINDYPIATLAKAPQPDLAGQFVQLVLSDQGKSVLTQAGFESP
- a CDS encoding TOBE domain-containing protein; this translates as MMRLSARNQLRARITAITEGEATANVEMDAGGVRMVAAITVEAARELGLTEGSEVVAMIKASDVMLAVAD
- a CDS encoding nitronate monooxygenase, producing MSSPLSGLGLTIPLIAAPMAGGPTTPALVTAAARAGGLGLLAGGYRTPQELAGHITAVRAQAVPFGVNLFAPNPVPVDAEAYRRYARSIQAEGDRYDLDLTGGDPVEDDDHWHDKIDLLLADPVALVGFTFGVPDPAVVAALRSAGTVVVQTVTSAEEARIAADAGADLLAVQASAAGGHSGTLTPERVPPPTPVADLVTEVRSAVSLPLIAAGGIATPADVAAVIRAGAMAAMVGTVLLRADESGTSAVHQAALADPDRDRTVVTRAFTGRPARALRNDFTDRYTGEAPAGYPALHHLTSPMRKAAAAAGDPERVNLWAGTGHRHATAEPADRILTRLAEAL